In Carnobacteriaceae bacterium zg-84, the genomic window TATCGTTAAATAAAGCAGAAGTAGAAACGATTTTTTCATCATTTGTATCAGGAAATCAACAAAATGAATATGTATTGACACTTGATGATAAAATGCACATCACTGGAAAAGTTTCTATTTTAGGTATTCAGACTACTTTTGAATTAGTGGGTATGCCTTATCCAACAGAAAATGGTAATCTACAAGTAAAAGTTGATACTATTAGAGTAGGACAATTAAATATGCCTTTAAATGTTGTTTTAGGTATTATTGGACAACAGGCAAAAGATATTCTTTCAGTAGATGCGAAAAATCATGTGTTATATATTGAATTGGCATCGAAAGAATGGAAAAATGGTGTCGTTGTGAAAGTGAAAGCTTTTGATATTGAAAAAGATGAGTATATCTTTGATGTGAGTGTACCGAATGAAACCATTTGGCATTTATTACAACAGCATAAAGGAGAGTAGCATGTATCGTTCGTTTTATCAGTTTATGTTAACGTACGCAGATCCATATAAAAAAGATAAACAAACAGCCTTTGCCAATGTCGTATCAAACGATATTGGATTTCCAAAGCATGCTGAAGATTATGACACTATTGTGAATTATGTTGAATTAACAGATTTATATAGTAACTATTTAACTATATTTGATGAATTATGGGAAACTTATATGCAACGAAATCAAATGATTTAAGAAAGAAGGAAAAAAGAATGAGTATACATATTGCAGCAAAACCAGGAGATATCGCAGACATCGTATTATTACCAGGAGATCCGTTACGTGCAAAATTTATTGCCGAAACATTTTTAGAAGATGTGGTACAATACAATACAATTCGTAATATGTTTGGCTATACAGGTACTTATAAAGGAACACGTGTATCTGTTCAAGGAACCGGAATGGGTATTCCGTCTATGATGATTTATGCGAATGAGTTGATTACACAGTATGGTGTAAAAACATTGATTCGTATTGGTTCAGCAGGTGGTATGAATCTTGATGTAAAAGTACGTGATATTGTATTTGCACAAGGTGCAACGACAGATTCAGGTATTTTAAATCATATTTTTGAAAATCAAGTATCTTTTGCGGCGTTATCAAACTTTGCTTTATTAGACAAAGCATACCATACAGCAGAACGTTTAGGACATCATAATATTCACGTCGGAAATATTTTGTCTTCAGACCGTTTTTACAATGCAGAATTAAATACAAAAAAATTAGCTGATTATGGTGTATTAGCTGTTGAAATGGAAGCAGCAGGTTTATATGCTTTAGGTGCTCAACATCATGTACAAACATTAGCAATGGTAACAATTAGTGACCATTTAATTACAGGAGAAGAAACAACAGCACAAGAACGTGAGCAAACATTTACAGCAATGATGGAAATTGCATTAGAAACAGTAGTAAAGTAGTGTGAACCATGGAAGAAGAATTTTTAGAAGAAAAAGAAATACAAACAGGTCATGAAAAGAAAAAAGGTATCATTCATTTATCTGTTTCAAAATTCATTATGATTTTATTGGTAACAGTTTTAGGTTCTGTTGGCGTTACGTGTGCAGCAATGATTGCTAGTGCACAATTACAAACACACATGTTATCGAGTACATCAAATTTACCGCCAAAATTGATTGAAGGACTATCTAAAAGTTATACATTATTGAAAAACGCCTATATGGGTGATTTAGATGACCAAAAATTGATTGATGGGGCATTAAGTGGTTTTGTTTCAGGTGCAGAAGATACGTACACAACGTATTTGAATGAAAAAGAATTTTCAGCATTGATGCAAGCAACAGACAGCACATTAGAAGGTATTGGTGTGGAAGTAGAACAAGTAGGTGAGTATATTCGTGTGGTCAGTCCTTATGGAGAATCTCCAGCAGCAAAAGCAGGTCTACAAACAAATGATTTATTTGTCGAAGTCAATGGAGAAAACATTGTAGGGAAATCTATTTCAGAAGTTGTGACTTTAATTCGTGGTAAAAAAGGGACATCTGTGACGCTAAAAATGAAACGTGGTAATAGTGAGTATACAGTATCTGTGGTTCGCGATAAAATTTCATTGACGACAGTCAAACATGAATTAGACAAAACAAATCAAAACGTCGGTATTGTCCGCATTTCATCTTTTGCCAAAACGACGTATGATGAACTTGTTGAAGCAGTAAAAGATTTAAGAACAAAGGGTGTAACATCGTTTGTTATAGATGTTCGTTCAAATCCTGGAGGTTTATTAGACTCTGTTCAAAAAATTGTGAATATGTTTGTAGAACCAAATAAAGTTATCTTTGAAATGGAAAATAAAGCAGAAGGTATTCAAAAAGTATTCTCTAGTGAATCTTTAGGTAG contains:
- a CDS encoding YpmS family protein, coding for MTKKIDKQLQKRGWKYAFLSLACVNLLVVAFLFYTISKPADMVVREKTEVAASNSKIQTTLSLNKAEVETIFSSFVSGNQQNEYVLTLDDKMHITGKVSILGIQTTFELVGMPYPTENGNLQVKVDTIRVGQLNMPLNVVLGIIGQQAKDILSVDAKNHVLYIELASKEWKNGVVVKVKAFDIEKDEYIFDVSVPNETIWHLLQQHKGE
- a CDS encoding YozE family protein, with the protein product MYRSFYQFMLTYADPYKKDKQTAFANVVSNDIGFPKHAEDYDTIVNYVELTDLYSNYLTIFDELWETYMQRNQMI
- the deoD gene encoding purine-nucleoside phosphorylase; its protein translation is MSIHIAAKPGDIADIVLLPGDPLRAKFIAETFLEDVVQYNTIRNMFGYTGTYKGTRVSVQGTGMGIPSMMIYANELITQYGVKTLIRIGSAGGMNLDVKVRDIVFAQGATTDSGILNHIFENQVSFAALSNFALLDKAYHTAERLGHHNIHVGNILSSDRFYNAELNTKKLADYGVLAVEMEAAGLYALGAQHHVQTLAMVTISDHLITGEETTAQEREQTFTAMMEIALETVVK
- a CDS encoding S41 family peptidase, with the translated sequence MEEEFLEEKEIQTGHEKKKGIIHLSVSKFIMILLVTVLGSVGVTCAAMIASAQLQTHMLSSTSNLPPKLIEGLSKSYTLLKNAYMGDLDDQKLIDGALSGFVSGAEDTYTTYLNEKEFSALMQATDSTLEGIGVEVEQVGEYIRVVSPYGESPAAKAGLQTNDLFVEVNGENIVGKSISEVVTLIRGKKGTSVTLKMKRGNSEYTVSVVRDKISLTTVKHELDKTNQNVGIVRISSFAKTTYDELVEAVKDLRTKGVTSFVIDVRSNPGGLLDSVQKIVNMFVEPNKVIFEMENKAEGIQKVFSSESLGSFKVTEPITILIDKGSASASEIFAGALSDLGRAKLVGETSFGKGTAQTVQQLSAETGIKITYSKWLTPNGTWVHKTGIKPDYEVALPEYSKLSFINPDDVHQSGESSDSVLNIQKLLRALDYGAHLTGTYDDETVQAVKQFQKSAQLEETGVVSGDTTRALLKTLREKIIQNDTQLQKAVELLNEK